A window of the Planococcus citri chromosome 4, ihPlaCitr1.1, whole genome shotgun sequence genome harbors these coding sequences:
- the LOC135843604 gene encoding uncharacterized protein LOC135843604 yields MKLLHVAICLILFHLSSVRAPKKEGEKETNLASTTGSSDLDEDTVKLLLERAVQVPRHDKKLHLSASDEDRRDQLPHLHQARRLIRKKSNENSRSPRKGIKKNYWPDEFPHIGSQTPYRFLLENLPLDLEYFQQPETEATSETPKSPQQTENVAEELKSSKNVEQEEELMKDTESPKKPETQAGNIEEELKPSKNVEQKEELIEDTESPKKPEEEGETGSILGTTESFRRREEKSLYEGCVPMRTWNLFRHDIRYPSKETTHGMRTRLRNVKESVLLKLYENKDLYDTDPIKIDEFLNLLDTWDVVEKLSKDVAYVSNKTLNQRKSKKEKQKELENLTLEEKSARLKKRKGGDEKIDEAKDLTPEGVENVKEIAGRYQKRLKTLFDSATPKSRLFKFTDCQRTRASATEFYSVIYGKPKEKDEWHAPVETGDEGKDPLLKYDALCGHWKKNYKKSTLNAHQLVTFETGNEIKNALKGIRDILLFPEKSITFSDGKLLYESCAFEMAWGKPSPWCILMGEMYLKVFEYLEDYEYFKNDGPDNDMNKKVGCFLFKDMIERLIGDVHEDEDGKIIWDLREGEEEEEEDENTAKEKHPETEPTKENADKSDDADPTKGKTADTGTGEGDGNIAAKEKQLETDPTKETKEKSGDPDPTKGEAAETDSVKKKASKSKKKSPKKVTFYFTHLTAILKFITHLRFLDIDDDEKEHLTVDNYNEMDNRKWRTARIGAFGTNISINLMKCNKSYSILVMHQERPVKLPGCKFELCLLDDFLKEYRDSIFNCNYKEMCKKYKSGMFSSGLLPFRGTIKPREFDNYEHPLRTLSFQHKEV; encoded by the exons atGAAGCTTTTACACGTTGCAATTTGTTTAATATTATTTCACCTATCAT cggTACGAGCTCCTAAAAAAGAAGGCGAAAAGGAGACAAATCTTG CTTCAACGACTGGATCATCAGACTTGGATGAGGACACTGTTAAATTACTTCTTGAACGTGCAGTTCAGGTTCCTCGTCATGATAAAAAACTACATCTTTCCGCGAGTGATGAGGATAGAAGAG ATCAGTTACCACATCTTCATCAAGCACGCCGACTAATAAGAAAGAAATCCAACGAGAATTCCAGATCACCTCGTAAAGGCATAAAAAAGAATTACTGGCCGGATGAATTTCCTCACATAG gaAGCCAGACTCCATACAGATTTCTGTTAGAAAACCTTCCCTTGGATTTAGAATACTTCCAACAACCAGAGACAGAAGCAACGTCAGAAACTCCAAAAAGTCCGCAACAGACAGAAAACGTAGCAGAAGAATTGAAATCTTCTAAAAATGTAGAACAGGAGGAAGAATTAATGAAGGATACTGAATCTCCTAAGAAACCAGAAACGCAGGCAGGAAATATAGAAGAAGAATTGAAACCTTCTAAAAACGTGGAACAGAAGGAAGAATTAATAGAGGATACCGAATCTCCTAAAAAACCAGAAGAGGAGGGAGAAACTGGAAGTATACTAGGAACTACAGAATCCTTCAGAAGACGAGAAGAAAAGTCTCTTTATGAAGGCTGTGTTCCAATGAGGACGTGGAATCTCTTTCGTCACGATATCAGATACCCTAGTAAAGAAACAACTCACGGAATGAGAACCAGATTACGAAATGTAAAGGAATCTGTGCTTTTGAAGCTTTATGAAAACAAAGATCTTTATGACACTG ATCCTATTAAAATAGACGAATTCTTGAATTTACTGGACACATGGGACGTAgtagaaaaactttcaaaagatgTGGCGTACGTTAGCAACAAAACTCTCAACCaacgaaaatctaaaaaagaaaaacaaaaagagcTGGAAAATCTTACTCTTGAAGAGAAATCAGCACGattgaaaaagagaaaaggaGGAGATGAAAAAATAGACGAAGCAAAAGATTTGACTCCTGAAGGGGTAGAGAACGTAAAGGAAATAGCGGGACGATATCAGAAACGGTTGAAAACTCTCTTCGACAGTGCTACACCTAAATCTCGTCTg TTCAAATTCACCGATTGTCAAAGAACAAGGGCCAGTGCCACAGAATTTTACTCAGTGATCTATGGAAAACCTAAAGAGAAAGATGAATGGCATGCTCCGGTTGAAACGGGTGATGAAGGAAAGGATCCTTTATTAAAA tacgaTGCCTTATGTGGACattggaagaaaaattacaaaaaaagtacactCAATGCGCATCAGTTGGTAACATTTGAAACcggaaatgaaattaaaaatgctcTCAAAGGAATCAGAGATATTCTTCTATTTCCCGAGAAATCAATTACTTTCA GTGATGGCAAATTGCTTTATGAATCGTGTGCATTTGAAATGGCTTGGGGAAAACCTAGCCCCTGGTGTATACTTATGGGTGAAATGTACCTAAAA GTATTTGAATATTTGGAAGATtacgaatatttcaaaaatgatggacCAGATAATGACATGAATAAAAAAGTGGGATGCTTTTTATTCAAAGATATGATAGAACGTTTAAT AGGAGATGTTCACGAAGATGAGGATGGCAAAATCATATGGGATCTTCGAGAaggcgaagaagaagaagaagaagatgaaaaCACAGCCAAAGAAAAACACCCAGAAACAGAGCCAACAAAAGAAAACGCAGACAAGTCCGATGATGCAGACCCAACTAAGGGAAAGACTGCTGATACTGGTACAGGTGAAGGAGATGGAAACATTGCAGCCAAAGAAAAACAACTCGAAACAGATCCAACAAAAGAAACCAAAGAGAAGTCCGGTGACCCAGACCCAACTAAAGGAGAGGCTGCTGAAACTGATTCGGTTAAAAAGAAAGCTagcaaatctaaaaaaaaatcccccaaaaaGGTTACCTTCTACTTCACTCATTTAACGGCAATTCTGAAATTTATCACACACTTGAGATTCCTAGACATTGACGATGATGAAAAAGAACATTTGACGGTGGATAATTACAATGAAATGGACAATAGAAAATGGAGAACTGCTCGCATTGGCGCCTTTGGAACCAACATATCGATAAATTTGATGAA gtGCAATAAATCGTACTCAATTCTTGTAATGCATCAAGAAAGACCAGTCAAGCTACCTGGATGTAAATTCGAGTTGTGTCTTCTTGATGACTTTTTAAAAGAGTACAGAGACAGTATTTTCAACTGCAATTACAAAGAAATGTGTAAAAAGTACAAAAGTGGCATGTTTAGTAGTGGTTTATTACCATTTCGAGGTACAATTAAACCTCGTGAATTTGACAATTACGAACATCCGCTCCGAACTCTTTCATTTCAACACAAAGAAGTTTAA